One part of the Streptomyces lydicus genome encodes these proteins:
- a CDS encoding L,D-transpeptidase, producing the protein MTDSKRRKGLIASAALLGGVLTLAACGGSSAADGGTGGGGADGTRHENAQQVDEAAAKDASDARITISPEDGAAGAGLNSDAKVTVSGGKLTDVTMTSVETKQTVAGTVSADGTRWTPNQPLHRATKYKVTAHAVDAQGRKAVENSSFTTVSPANSFIGNFTPEDGSTVGVGMPVSINFDKPVRNKTAVESAIKVSASSNQQVVGHWFSDTRLDFRPRDYWKPNSDVTMKLGLDGVQASPGVSGIQNKTVSFHVGHSQISTVDTKAHRMTVVRDGRVIKTIPISAGSDEHPTYDGAMVISERFKQTRMNGSTVGFKKKDGKGEYDIPDVPHAQRLTASGTFIHGNYWGKGIFGHANTSHGCIGLEDVKGADNAKTNGAWFFDHSQTGDVVKVINSPDHAVKPDNGLNGWNMSWSQWLAGSAAG; encoded by the coding sequence ATGACGGACAGCAAGCGCCGCAAGGGCCTCATAGCCAGCGCCGCGCTGCTCGGGGGCGTACTCACGCTGGCGGCGTGTGGCGGCAGCAGTGCGGCGGACGGCGGGACCGGCGGCGGTGGCGCTGACGGCACCCGGCACGAGAACGCCCAGCAGGTCGACGAGGCCGCCGCCAAGGACGCCTCGGATGCCAGAATCACCATCTCGCCCGAGGACGGCGCCGCGGGCGCGGGCCTCAACAGCGACGCCAAGGTCACGGTCAGTGGCGGGAAACTCACCGACGTCACCATGACCTCCGTCGAGACCAAGCAGACCGTCGCCGGCACGGTGTCCGCCGACGGCACCCGCTGGACGCCGAACCAGCCGCTGCACCGCGCGACGAAGTACAAGGTCACCGCGCACGCCGTGGACGCGCAGGGCCGCAAGGCGGTGGAGAACTCCAGCTTCACCACGGTCTCCCCGGCGAACAGCTTCATCGGGAACTTCACGCCGGAGGACGGCTCGACCGTCGGCGTCGGCATGCCGGTGTCGATCAACTTCGACAAGCCGGTCAGGAACAAGACCGCCGTGGAATCCGCGATCAAGGTCTCGGCCAGCAGCAACCAGCAGGTCGTCGGCCACTGGTTCAGCGACACCCGGCTGGACTTCCGCCCCCGGGACTACTGGAAGCCGAACTCCGACGTCACCATGAAGCTCGGCCTCGACGGCGTCCAGGCGTCGCCGGGCGTCTCCGGCATCCAGAACAAGACCGTCAGCTTCCACGTCGGCCACTCGCAGATCAGCACCGTCGACACCAAGGCGCACCGGATGACCGTGGTGCGCGACGGCCGGGTCATCAAGACCATCCCGATCTCCGCCGGCAGCGACGAGCACCCGACCTACGACGGTGCGATGGTCATCTCCGAGCGGTTCAAGCAGACCCGGATGAACGGCTCGACCGTCGGCTTCAAGAAGAAGGACGGCAAGGGCGAGTACGACATCCCCGACGTCCCGCACGCCCAGCGCCTGACGGCCTCCGGCACCTTCATCCACGGCAACTACTGGGGCAAGGGCATCTTCGGCCACGCCAACACCAGCCACGGCTGCATCGGCCTGGAGGACGTCAAGGGCGCCGACAACGCCAAGACGAACGGCGCCTGGTTCTTCGACCACTCGCAGACCGGTGACGTCGTCAAGGTGATCAACTCCCCCGACCACGCCGTCAAGCCCGACAACGGCCTCAACGGCTGGAACATGAGCTGGTCGCAGTGGCTCGCGGGCAGCGCCGCCGGCTGA
- a CDS encoding DUF2786 domain-containing protein, translated as MSERGKKQRGGASPSAADELVGRVLGSVRYAPDGAPAEDAVEAGASMLAAAEPGWEAVSTALVAAAAAAVRQCWAGGWQPADLERIVRRDAPHPARTALVVDAIAAEAARPSGRRTAHGARWDAQLRQIGAEVWWESDRGYLDALARRRRTSRFETAYDLLAALRTLARLPRISPLPDPPAAGTTSGTTPRDRDRTAAASRALGRIRGLLAKAEATDYPEEAEALSAKAQELMARHSIDEALLDSADGSADGAGGPSALRIGIEGPYEQAKALLLDAVAAANRCRSVWAADVGFSTLVGFPPDLEAAELLYTSLLLQATAAMNRAGDDHHARGRSRRTRDFRQTFLVGYADRIRDRLTAATEAATAAAGAESADTAPDLLPVLAARELAVEETTGTLFPDTAPVRLRGVHDAAGWHQGRAAADRAQLDGG; from the coding sequence GTGAGCGAGCGGGGAAAGAAGCAGCGCGGCGGGGCGTCGCCGTCGGCGGCCGACGAACTGGTCGGACGGGTGCTCGGCAGCGTCCGCTACGCGCCGGACGGCGCGCCGGCCGAGGACGCCGTCGAGGCGGGCGCCTCGATGCTGGCCGCGGCCGAGCCCGGCTGGGAGGCCGTGAGCACGGCACTGGTCGCCGCCGCCGCGGCGGCCGTCCGGCAGTGCTGGGCGGGCGGCTGGCAACCCGCCGACCTGGAGCGGATCGTCCGGCGCGACGCGCCCCACCCGGCGCGCACCGCACTGGTCGTCGACGCCATCGCCGCCGAGGCGGCCCGGCCGTCCGGGCGGCGGACCGCGCACGGCGCCCGCTGGGACGCGCAACTGCGGCAGATCGGCGCCGAGGTCTGGTGGGAGTCCGACCGCGGCTACCTCGACGCGCTCGCCCGGCGCCGCCGCACCTCCCGCTTCGAGACCGCGTACGACCTGCTGGCGGCGCTGCGCACGCTCGCGCGGCTGCCCCGCATCTCCCCGCTCCCGGACCCGCCCGCGGCCGGCACCACGAGCGGCACAACACCCCGGGACCGGGACCGCACCGCCGCCGCCTCCCGCGCGCTCGGCCGGATCCGCGGCCTGCTCGCCAAGGCCGAGGCCACCGACTACCCCGAGGAGGCGGAAGCCCTGTCCGCCAAGGCGCAGGAGCTGATGGCGCGGCACAGCATCGACGAGGCGCTGCTCGACAGCGCGGACGGCTCCGCGGACGGCGCGGGCGGCCCGTCGGCGCTCCGCATCGGCATCGAGGGACCGTACGAGCAGGCCAAGGCGCTGCTCCTGGACGCGGTCGCGGCGGCCAACCGCTGCCGGTCCGTCTGGGCCGCCGACGTCGGCTTCTCGACCCTCGTCGGCTTCCCGCCGGACCTGGAGGCCGCCGAACTGCTCTACACCTCGCTGCTCCTCCAGGCCACCGCCGCGATGAACCGGGCCGGCGACGATCACCACGCCCGCGGCCGCTCCCGCCGCACCCGCGACTTCCGCCAGACCTTCCTCGTCGGCTACGCGGACCGCATCCGCGACCGGCTGACGGCGGCCACCGAGGCTGCCACCGCCGCGGCCGGCGCCGAGTCCGCGGACACCGCCCCGGACCTCCTCCCCGTCCTCGCCGCCCGCGAACTCGCCGTCGAGGAGACCACCGGCACCCTCTTCCCCGACACCGCCCCGGTCCGCCTGCGCGGCGTCCACGACGCCGCCGGCTGGCACCAGGGCAGGGCCGCCGCGGACCGCGCGCAACTCGACGGAGGGTGA